One window of Ailuropoda melanoleuca isolate Jingjing chromosome 3, ASM200744v2, whole genome shotgun sequence genomic DNA carries:
- the ANKRA2 gene encoding ankyrin repeat family A protein 2, with protein sequence MATSANLDIGAQLIVEECPNSYSLTGMPDIKIEHQLDSNAEEGSAQGVAMGMKFILPNRFDMNVCSRFVKSLNEEDSKNIQDQVNSDLEVASVLFKAECNIHTSPSPGIQVRHVYTPSTTKHFSPIKQSTTLTNKHRGNEVSTTPLLANSLSVHQLAAQGEMLYLATRIEQENVINHTDEEGFTPLMWAAAHGQIAVVEFLLQNGADPQLLGKGRESALSLACSKGYTDIVKMLLDCGVDVNEYDWNGGTPLLYAVHGNHVKCVKMLLENGADPTIETDSGYNSMDLAVALGYRSVQQVIESHLLKLLQNIKE encoded by the exons ATGGCTACATCAGCAAATCTGGATATTGGAGCCCAGCTGATAGTGGAAGAGTGTCCCAACAGTTACAGTCTAACTGGCATGCCAGACATTAAAATAGAACATCAGCTGGACTCGAATGCAGAAGAAGGATCAGCTCAGGGTGTTGCCATGGGAATGAAATTCATATTACCTAACCGATTTGATATGAACGTGTGTTCTCGATTTGTGAAGTCCTTAAATGAAGAGGATAGTAAAAATATTCAAGATCAGGTTAACTCTGACCTGGAAGTGGCATCTGTTCTATTTAAAG CTGAATGCAATATCCATACATCTCCTTCTCCGGGAATTCAAGTAAGACATGTCTATACTCCCTCTACAACAAAGCACTTCTCACCCATAAAACAGTCAACTACTTTGACCAACAAACACAGAGGAAATGAGGTCTCAACCACACCTCTGTTAGCAAATT CTTTATCTGTTCACCAGTTGGCTGCTCAGGGAGAGATGCTCTACCTAGCTACTCGAATTGAACaag aaaatgttatcAATCACACAGATGAAGAAGGATTTACTCCTCTGATGTGGGCTGCAGCACACGGGCAAATAGCTGTGGTAGAGTTTCTACTTCAAAAT GGTGCCGATCCCCAGCTTTTAGGAAAAGGTCGAGAAAGTGCACTCTCATTGGCCTGTAGTAAAGGCTACACAGATATTGTCAAAATGCTGCTTGATTGTGGAGTTGATGTAAATGAATATGATTGG AATGGAGGGACACCTTTGCTTTATGCTGTACATGGAAATCATGTTAAATGTGTAAAAATGCTCTTAG AAAATGGAGCTGACCCAACCATTGAAACTGACTCTGGGTATAATTCTATGGATTTAGCTGTAGCCTTGGGCTATAGAAGTG TTCAACAGGTCATTGAGTCACATTTACTGAAGCTGCTTCAGAATATCAAGGAGTAG